One genomic region from Quercus robur chromosome 4, dhQueRobu3.1, whole genome shotgun sequence encodes:
- the LOC126720641 gene encoding transcription factor MYB63, which produces MGRGRAPCCDKSQVKRGPWSPAEDLRLITFIQKHGHDNWRALPKLAGLLRCGKSCRLRWINYLRPDVKRGNFTKEEEESIVKLHKAWGNKWSKIASHLPGRTDNEIKNVWNTHLKKKLTMKDGNVHGDELSSITSSSSSSSSSFTSRKKQNIGGGIEHQSEQVPMDKKPHEECNLTHDFEKIQGSQKEDTNQFSLGKDLIDQSSSSYSSYDSNVSNSSPVDALRPEEQMVSLFDYGEPFDVSNILQEVNKPDVDSVNEIPFEADVDFWNMLDNLDSVMSNEVQHSEVNACQSSNFEEEGSKKVDENKKWLRYLENELGLDAMEEENKDISTKDAAQPLVPENVLVSDIFKPETNPDMGYFETWPSLPHNSSAF; this is translated from the exons ATGGGAAGAGGAAGAGCACCATGTTGTGATAAGAGTCAAGTGAAGAGGGGTCCTTGGAGCCCTGCTGAGGACTTGAGGCTCATCACTTTCATTCAGAAGCATGGCCATGATAACTGGAGGGCCCTTCCTAAACTTGCAG GATTGTTGCGATGCGGAAAAAGTTGCCGTTTGAGATGGATTAATTACCTCCGGCCAGATGTGAAGCGAGGGAACTTTACAAAAGAGGAAGAGGAGTCCATAGTGAAATTACACAAAGCTTGGGGGAACAA GTGGTCCAAAATTGCATCTCATTTACCGGGAAGAACGGATAATGAGATTAAAAATGTGTGGAACactcatttgaagaagaaattgacTATGAAAGATGGTAATGTTCATGGAGATGAGTTATCATCCATAACctcctcatcctcatcttcatctAGTTCGTTTACATCGCGCAAGAAACAAAACATAGGTGGTGGAATTGAGCATCAATCTGAGCAAGTCCCTATGGACAAGAAACCTCATGAAGAATGCAACTTGACAcatgattttgagaaaattcaaGGTTCACAAAAagaagacaccaatcaatttagCCTTGGCAAGGACCTTATAGACCAATCAAGTTCTTCTTATTCATCTTATGATTCAAACGTTTCAAATTCTAGTCCTGTTGATGCGTTAAGGCCCGAAGAGCAAATGGTTTCGCTGTTCGATTATGGAGAACCTTTTGATGTTAGCAACATATTACAGGAGGTGAACAAACCAGATGTGGATAGTGTGAATGAAATCCCATTTGAGGCTGATGTGGACTTTTGGAACATGTTAGATAATTTAGATTCTGTCATGTCTAATGAAGTCCAACATAGTGAGGTGAATGCTTGCCAAAGCTCCAACTTTGAGGAGGAAGGTAGCAAAAAAGTTGATGAGAACAAGAAGTGGTTGCGTTACTTAGAAAATGAACTTGGATTAGATGCAATGGAGGAGGAGAACAAGGATATTTCAACAAAGGATGCAGCTCAGCCACTAGTCCCAGAAAATGTTTTAGTTTCAGATATTTTCAAGCCAGAAACCAATCCAGATATGGGTTATTTTGAAACGTGGCCCTCTTTGCCTCACAATTCTTCTGCTTTTTGA